From Paenibacillus graminis, a single genomic window includes:
- the greA gene encoding transcription elongation factor GreA, whose amino-acid sequence MSNEEVFLTKEGLAKLEEELRDLKTVKRKELAARLKLAISYGDLKENSEYHSAKEDQSFMETRIMILEKMLTKAQIVDESSMDLSKVSVGSIVTLNDVEYSEKIEYRVVGPAEADVLDNKISYESPLGKELLGKRVGDIISVNAPMGIIQYELLEIKML is encoded by the coding sequence ATGTCGAATGAAGAAGTGTTTCTGACAAAAGAGGGTCTGGCCAAGCTAGAGGAAGAGCTGAGGGACCTGAAGACTGTGAAGCGTAAGGAGCTTGCGGCCCGGCTTAAGCTGGCGATCAGCTACGGGGACCTTAAGGAGAACAGCGAGTACCATTCGGCGAAGGAAGATCAGTCGTTTATGGAGACACGCATCATGATTCTGGAGAAAATGCTGACCAAAGCACAGATTGTGGATGAGAGCAGCATGGATCTGAGCAAGGTCAGTGTCGGCTCTATTGTCACCCTGAATGATGTGGAGTACTCCGAGAAGATTGAATATAGAGTCGTCGGACCGGCTGAGGCTGATGTGCTGGACAACAAGATTTCGTATGAAAGTCCGCTGGGCAAAGAGCTGCTCGGCAAAAGAGTCGGCGATATCATCAGCGTAAATGCACCCATGGGTATTATCCAATATGAGCTGCTGGAGATCAAAATGCTGTAA
- a CDS encoding MDR family MFS transporter: MNNQTARNSSFWLIILAIFFGNFMAILSTTTINVAFPVFMKDFHAEIGTVQWMITGYLLATGVIAPVVGYFGDKWSYKYLYVFALSGFTLFSGLSMIAWSIHSLVIFRILQGVFGGLIIPTTMTMIYQFIEKEKQAFAMSLWSLSSMLAPALGPTLGGWLTGYFGWKSLFMINLPIGIVAIAVALKCLPFQRNAGETKSFDLPGFVTVILSSAFIILAFNKGNSWGWASYKTLALLIIGAIALIYFVRRELSLKEPLLNLQVFRQNRFTYSLIINCIITVALYSGTFLIPVFLQDIQQSTPLTTALVLLPSSIAMAVMSPVVGKLYSRIGPFWLILGGILLLVASTWELSHITVAATHVQLAWLMALRNVGIALAFMPVTNAGMSSVPKQITGHASSVTNWVRQATGALSIAVFSSLLASRALTHQKELSGGASAAGALIKAQGMTMGVQDVFLIATVIGIVAIPLTFLLRTGTAKPQAAVLNVAAVKREANS; this comes from the coding sequence TTGAATAATCAAACGGCTCGCAATTCATCGTTTTGGCTGATTATTTTAGCTATTTTTTTCGGAAATTTCATGGCGATCCTGAGTACGACGACCATTAACGTGGCGTTTCCGGTGTTTATGAAGGATTTTCATGCGGAGATCGGGACCGTCCAGTGGATGATTACCGGATACCTGCTCGCTACAGGCGTGATCGCGCCGGTTGTGGGTTATTTTGGTGATAAATGGAGCTATAAATACCTTTATGTGTTCGCGCTATCGGGTTTTACGCTGTTCTCAGGATTAAGCATGATCGCCTGGAGCATTCATTCGCTGGTGATCTTCCGCATTCTGCAGGGGGTATTCGGCGGATTGATCATTCCCACCACAATGACCATGATTTATCAATTTATTGAGAAGGAAAAGCAGGCATTCGCAATGAGTCTCTGGAGCTTATCCTCCATGCTGGCGCCTGCTCTTGGACCGACACTCGGGGGATGGCTGACCGGATATTTTGGCTGGAAATCGCTGTTCATGATTAATCTCCCGATTGGAATCGTGGCGATTGCCGTCGCGCTGAAGTGCCTGCCGTTCCAGCGTAACGCCGGAGAGACCAAAAGCTTTGATCTGCCGGGTTTTGTCACGGTTATTCTCAGCAGCGCGTTTATTATCCTGGCCTTCAACAAAGGAAACAGCTGGGGCTGGGCCTCCTATAAAACACTGGCCCTGTTGATCATCGGAGCCATTGCACTGATATATTTTGTCCGCAGGGAGCTCTCCTTGAAGGAGCCGCTCCTGAATCTGCAGGTATTCCGGCAAAACCGTTTCACTTACAGTCTGATTATTAACTGCATCATCACCGTTGCCCTATATTCCGGGACGTTCCTGATTCCGGTGTTTCTGCAGGATATCCAGCAGTCTACTCCGCTCACAACAGCGCTGGTTCTGCTGCCGAGCTCCATCGCCATGGCCGTCATGTCCCCGGTTGTCGGCAAGCTCTACAGCAGAATTGGGCCATTCTGGCTTATCCTTGGCGGTATCCTGCTGCTGGTGGCTTCAACCTGGGAGCTTAGCCATATCACAGTCGCTGCTACCCACGTTCAGCTCGCTTGGCTGATGGCGTTGCGTAATGTTGGGATTGCCTTGGCCTTTATGCCGGTTACGAACGCCGGAATGTCTTCCGTGCCGAAGCAGATCACCGGCCATGCTTCTTCCGTCACCAACTGGGTACGTCAGGCGACCGGAGCGCTGTCGATTGCTGTCTTCAGCTCGCTGCTGGCATCGAGAGCCTTGACGCATCAGAAGGAGCTTAGCGGCGGCGCTTCGGCCGCAGGGGCGCTGATTAAGGCGCAGGGCATGACAATGGGGGTTCAGGATGTGTTCCTGATCGCCACAGTGATCGGGATTGTTGCCATTCCTTTGACCTTCCTGCTCAGAACCGGAACAGCCAAACCCCAGGCGGCTGTACTGAATGTAGCGGCTGTCAAGCGGGAGGCAAACAGTTAA
- a CDS encoding ATP-grasp domain-containing protein, translating into MNFIFFSPHFPRNSADFCSQLHQQGATVLGIGDAEYDQLEDKLKSALTEYYKVSSLESYDEILRAVGYFTHQYGKMDRFESLNEYWLEQDAAIRTDFNIYGTKTDFVYNLKQKSKMKEFFRKSGVSTVQFSTGTTRDSVQDFIRSAGFPLVVKPDLGSGASMTYKIHNEAELQQFFDTKPDDVAFIIEEFIDGVILTYDGLVDIDGNVRFAVSHLFENSVMDVVNTDNHLYYFCLKDVSPEVELAGKNILKAFDIKERFFHIELFKSNIDGRIIALEVNMRPPGAWMTDAINFSYDVDVYREWARMVVHNETGGPFEGKYYTGYASRKQHKHYSHSHEDIYRTFGDKIVNYAEIEEVFSRAMGNSAYQFRSASLEDVRDIVNYIQQEEG; encoded by the coding sequence GTGAACTTCATCTTCTTTTCTCCTCATTTCCCCAGGAACAGCGCGGACTTCTGCAGTCAGCTGCATCAGCAGGGTGCTACGGTGCTTGGGATCGGCGATGCCGAATATGATCAGCTGGAGGACAAGCTAAAGTCGGCATTAACGGAGTATTACAAGGTAAGCAGCTTGGAAAGTTACGACGAGATCCTGCGGGCTGTGGGCTACTTTACCCATCAATACGGCAAGATGGACCGCTTCGAATCCTTGAACGAATATTGGCTGGAGCAGGATGCTGCGATCCGCACGGATTTCAACATTTACGGCACCAAGACGGATTTTGTCTATAACCTGAAGCAGAAATCCAAGATGAAAGAGTTTTTTCGCAAAAGCGGTGTAAGCACTGTACAGTTCTCGACCGGCACCACCCGGGACAGCGTCCAGGATTTCATCCGCAGCGCCGGCTTTCCGCTCGTGGTGAAGCCCGACCTTGGCTCCGGGGCCAGCATGACCTACAAGATCCATAACGAAGCTGAGCTGCAGCAGTTTTTTGACACCAAGCCGGATGATGTCGCCTTTATTATTGAGGAGTTCATTGATGGTGTCATTCTGACCTATGACGGGCTGGTCGATATTGACGGCAACGTGCGGTTCGCGGTCAGCCACCTGTTCGAAAACAGCGTGATGGACGTTGTCAATACGGACAACCACCTGTACTATTTCTGTCTTAAGGATGTCAGTCCCGAGGTCGAGCTGGCCGGAAAGAACATTCTGAAGGCTTTTGATATCAAAGAGCGTTTCTTCCATATCGAATTGTTCAAATCGAATATAGATGGCCGGATCATTGCCCTCGAAGTAAATATGCGGCCACCGGGCGCGTGGATGACCGATGCGATTAATTTTTCCTATGATGTGGATGTATATAGGGAGTGGGCGCGCATGGTTGTGCACAATGAGACCGGCGGCCCCTTTGAAGGCAAATATTATACCGGCTATGCCAGCCGCAAGCAGCACAAGCATTATTCCCACAGCCACGAGGATATTTACCGTACGTTTGGGGATAAGATCGTCAACTATGCCGAGATCGAAGAAGTCTTCAGCCGGGCCATGGGGAACAGCGCCTATCAATTTCGTTCGGCCAGTCTGGAGGACGTCAGGGACATCGTGAACTATATTCAACAAGAAGAGGGATAG
- a CDS encoding MarR family winged helix-turn-helix transcriptional regulator: MDDKKDNKNLESLNNELMTLIRRSSLDKKHGGLDRSTYTLLYHLAHHEKVGVKVLAEEFGLDTSTISRQTSVLEAKGYAVKVPDPMDGRSSYFEITLLGTRKLEEARNIRLERYEEIFEDWSPEDCHTFSGLLARLNRKLMQRSSGAKGLTEEAEAGRLN; encoded by the coding sequence ATGGATGATAAAAAAGATAATAAAAACCTGGAGTCTCTCAACAATGAGCTGATGACACTCATTCGCCGCTCTTCTCTCGACAAGAAGCACGGAGGGCTGGACCGCTCGACATATACGCTGCTCTACCATTTGGCTCATCATGAAAAGGTTGGGGTGAAGGTACTGGCCGAAGAGTTCGGCCTCGACACCTCCACGATCAGCAGACAGACCAGTGTGCTCGAAGCCAAAGGCTATGCCGTCAAGGTTCCTGATCCGATGGACGGAAGATCCAGCTATTTTGAGATCACCCTCCTTGGCACCCGCAAGCTGGAAGAAGCACGGAACATCCGTCTGGAGCGGTATGAAGAGATCTTTGAGGATTGGTCCCCAGAGGACTGCCACACCTTCAGCGGGCTGCTGGCCAGACTGAACCGCAAACTCATGCAGCGCAGCTCCGGAGCCAAAGGATTGACGGAAGAGGCTGAAGCTGGTAGATTGAATTAA
- a CDS encoding FAD-dependent oxidoreductase: protein MFMQFRKSHRIKSCLAALVLLSATVLPTAAAVKPAATSTALASYDVVVIGSEIQGALLAKEAVRAGLKVLMLDPRSKPGGELIQGQMFFLDDVNDNKQRSLVQGEIKNLFNGYKAGTIRKAADFQKYYAKVIQGIPLKSGIVLDRVDTKDTSSGKMLSALTYHGKDGAKVTIQSRYWVENTDYNALSGKLKEARIPGMETIYNSTVPDYMAATYMLNFRNVDWNLLHQRILEDYPLTNVRKKYGPNTYVDWHFATGFSNITNRYSTKDKQLRLRGLNASYQKNGQVIINGLLIYDVNPADPISVASAVRKGKAEAPHILSFLRKNIPGFAKAELNGFPEYLYIRDYNRYETKYVLEYTDLMSSRMFWDNVSIGGYSIDLQGTRAIPTGIGFGKPDRYGLPLRSFELKSYDNVLVTGKNVGARIKAYGSARIMPTTALAAQTIGIILGRERSKRLDDLNVEDFKRIRAYLKKDYQISLQ from the coding sequence ATGTTCATGCAATTCCGGAAATCCCACCGTATTAAAAGCTGTCTGGCTGCACTGGTTCTTCTGTCGGCAACAGTCCTGCCTACCGCCGCAGCGGTGAAGCCTGCCGCCACCTCCACTGCGCTTGCGAGCTACGATGTCGTTGTCATCGGAAGCGAAATTCAAGGTGCACTGCTCGCCAAGGAAGCCGTCAGAGCCGGTCTGAAAGTGCTGATGCTTGATCCCCGCAGCAAACCGGGCGGCGAATTGATTCAAGGGCAGATGTTTTTTCTCGATGATGTAAATGACAACAAGCAGAGAAGCCTCGTACAGGGCGAAATCAAAAACCTCTTTAACGGCTACAAAGCCGGAACGATCCGCAAGGCCGCCGATTTCCAAAAGTATTATGCGAAAGTCATCCAAGGGATTCCGCTGAAGAGCGGGATTGTTCTGGACCGGGTGGACACAAAGGACACAAGCAGCGGGAAGATGCTGAGTGCTCTCACCTATCACGGCAAAGACGGCGCCAAGGTCACGATTCAGTCCCGGTACTGGGTGGAGAACACCGATTACAATGCCCTGAGCGGGAAATTGAAGGAAGCCCGGATTCCCGGAATGGAAACGATCTATAACAGTACAGTGCCCGATTATATGGCGGCAACCTATATGCTTAATTTCAGGAATGTGGACTGGAACCTGCTGCATCAGCGCATTCTGGAGGATTATCCGCTCACCAATGTCCGTAAGAAATATGGCCCCAACACCTATGTGGACTGGCATTTTGCAACAGGATTCAGCAACATTACCAATAGGTACTCCACCAAGGATAAACAGCTCCGGCTGCGCGGATTAAATGCTTCCTACCAAAAAAATGGCCAGGTAATCATCAACGGCCTGCTGATTTATGATGTCAATCCTGCAGACCCTATTTCTGTGGCGTCTGCGGTACGGAAAGGGAAGGCCGAAGCTCCTCACATTCTGAGCTTTTTGCGCAAGAATATCCCCGGGTTCGCCAAAGCCGAACTGAACGGATTTCCCGAGTACCTCTATATCCGCGACTATAACCGCTATGAGACCAAATACGTTCTGGAGTACACGGACTTAATGTCCAGCCGGATGTTCTGGGACAATGTGAGCATTGGCGGGTATTCCATTGATTTGCAGGGAACCCGGGCGATTCCTACCGGAATCGGCTTCGGCAAGCCGGACCGTTACGGGCTGCCGCTGCGTTCCTTCGAGCTGAAATCCTATGACAATGTGCTCGTAACCGGAAAAAATGTGGGCGCCAGAATCAAAGCCTATGGCAGCGCAAGAATCATGCCCACCACCGCCTTAGCGGCTCAGACGATCGGCATCATCCTGGGGCGGGAGCGGAGCAAACGGCTGGACGATCTGAATGTGGAAGATTTCAAGAGAATCCGTGCCTATCTGAAAAAGGATTATCAGATCAGCCTGCAGTAG